A window from Fibrobacter sp. UWB11 encodes these proteins:
- a CDS encoding ATP-dependent Clp protease ATP-binding subunit, whose protein sequence is MSDFTNDAEKVLAKAQSLRDRCSHSYLGAAHLAVGLVEGPDATLKKLYKSKGVKTSELRGRLEPFVQKIPRMEGVNPDVEPDSDLNRILRAAVQAARQVSRMVTPGDLLVALMKFSGDRGLAKVFEDALGSTEVVETWLSDPFAGAANAEEQSPLKLYGRELVEMAADGKLSPVIGREEEIRRVILILSRKTKNNPCLVGEPGVGKTAIVEGLAERIYRGDVPDALKGKKVFALDLSALMAGAKYRGDFEERLKSVIDAIEEDGNTLMFIDELHNIVGAGKTEGSMDLGNMLKPKLARGELHCIGATTTQEYRKYIEKDSALERRFQPVQVSEPSEDEAISILRGIKDGFDAHHGVRLHDNALVAAVKLSNRYISDRFLPDKAIDLIDEAASLVKTQMDTVPEALDTLQRKELQMKIEEQALAKETDEASVKRLKELREDLAVTDAAVKQMQERWQDRRAAFAEVQDLKKSLKAAKDEMEQAEARYDLNRAAELKYNKIVNIEKELAQKTEALRKSAEEGGLSEEVTEETIALVVSRWTGIPVTKLCEGEKAKLLHLDERLHARVIGQDEAVEAVSEAILRNRSGLSRENAPIGSFLFLGPTGVGKTELAKALAVELFDSENALVRIDMSEYMEKHSVSRLIGAPPGYVGYEEGGQLTEAVRTHPYCVILLDEIEKAHPDVFNTLLQVLDDGRLTDGKGRTVNFKNTLILMTSNLGAEKFRLSAASAKNGEPPQVALADVEADLHAFFRPEFLNRLDEVLVFQSLSKKQIREIVKLKFADLANRAARQDLVLTLSDAALDAIAEGAYQPEFGARPIQRYIERNIERPLSHAILSGTVSAAKPAVVDYKDGMFVVK, encoded by the coding sequence ATGTCCGATTTTACTAATGATGCAGAAAAGGTTTTGGCAAAAGCGCAGAGTTTGCGCGACCGCTGTTCGCATTCCTACTTGGGTGCGGCTCATTTGGCGGTGGGCCTCGTTGAAGGTCCCGATGCAACCTTGAAGAAACTTTATAAATCTAAAGGCGTAAAGACCTCGGAACTCCGTGGCCGTTTGGAACCGTTTGTCCAGAAAATCCCGCGCATGGAAGGCGTGAACCCGGATGTAGAACCGGATTCTGACTTGAACCGCATTTTGCGTGCGGCTGTGCAGGCGGCGCGTCAGGTGAGCCGTATGGTGACGCCGGGCGATTTGCTCGTGGCTTTGATGAAGTTCTCGGGCGACCGCGGACTGGCGAAAGTTTTTGAAGATGCGCTTGGTTCGACCGAAGTGGTGGAAACTTGGCTTTCGGACCCGTTTGCGGGAGCCGCGAACGCCGAGGAACAGTCTCCGCTGAAACTCTACGGTCGTGAACTCGTGGAAATGGCGGCTGATGGAAAGCTCTCGCCGGTGATTGGCCGTGAAGAAGAAATCCGCCGTGTGATTTTGATTTTGAGCCGTAAGACAAAGAACAACCCTTGCTTGGTCGGTGAACCGGGTGTGGGTAAGACCGCTATTGTCGAAGGCCTTGCCGAACGTATTTACCGCGGCGACGTGCCAGATGCGTTGAAGGGCAAAAAGGTCTTTGCGCTTGATTTGTCCGCATTGATGGCGGGTGCAAAATACCGTGGCGACTTTGAAGAACGTCTCAAATCTGTGATTGACGCTATTGAAGAAGATGGCAATACGCTTATGTTCATCGATGAACTCCACAACATTGTGGGGGCGGGCAAGACCGAAGGATCCATGGACTTGGGCAATATGCTCAAGCCGAAGCTCGCTCGTGGTGAACTCCACTGCATTGGCGCAACGACAACGCAGGAATACCGCAAGTACATCGAAAAGGATTCCGCTTTGGAACGTCGTTTCCAGCCGGTGCAGGTCTCGGAACCGAGCGAAGACGAAGCTATTTCTATCTTGCGTGGCATTAAGGATGGCTTTGATGCGCACCACGGTGTGCGTCTGCACGACAACGCGCTCGTGGCAGCTGTGAAACTTTCGAACCGTTACATCAGTGATAGGTTCCTCCCGGATAAAGCAATCGACTTGATTGACGAGGCTGCAAGCCTTGTGAAAACGCAGATGGACACGGTCCCGGAAGCACTCGATACCTTGCAGCGTAAGGAACTCCAGATGAAAATCGAGGAGCAGGCCTTGGCTAAGGAAACGGACGAAGCAAGCGTCAAGCGCTTGAAAGAGCTCCGTGAAGACTTGGCTGTGACGGATGCTGCGGTCAAGCAGATGCAGGAACGCTGGCAAGACCGCCGCGCTGCATTTGCCGAAGTGCAGGACTTGAAGAAATCCTTGAAGGCTGCAAAGGACGAGATGGAACAGGCGGAAGCCCGTTACGACTTGAACCGAGCTGCAGAACTCAAGTACAACAAGATTGTGAACATCGAAAAGGAACTGGCTCAAAAGACTGAAGCGCTCCGCAAGAGTGCTGAAGAAGGCGGCTTGAGCGAAGAAGTGACCGAAGAGACGATTGCCCTTGTGGTGAGCCGTTGGACGGGCATTCCGGTGACAAAGCTTTGCGAAGGCGAAAAGGCAAAGTTGTTGCACTTGGACGAACGTTTGCATGCCCGTGTGATTGGTCAGGACGAAGCTGTCGAAGCCGTGTCCGAAGCCATTCTCCGTAACCGTAGCGGTCTTTCTCGTGAAAATGCGCCGATTGGAAGTTTCCTCTTCTTGGGCCCGACGGGCGTGGGTAAGACGGAACTTGCAAAGGCTTTGGCTGTGGAACTTTTCGATAGCGAAAACGCGCTTGTCCGTATCGACATGAGCGAATACATGGAAAAGCATAGCGTAAGCCGTTTGATCGGTGCTCCTCCGGGATACGTGGGTTACGAAGAAGGTGGCCAGCTGACTGAAGCTGTTCGTACACATCCGTATTGCGTGATTTTGCTCGACGAAATCGAGAAGGCGCACCCGGACGTGTTCAATACGCTGCTGCAGGTGCTTGATGACGGTCGTTTGACGGACGGCAAGGGCCGTACGGTGAACTTCAAGAACACCTTGATTTTGATGACCTCGAACTTGGGTGCCGAGAAGTTCCGCTTGAGTGCGGCTAGCGCCAAGAACGGTGAACCGCCGCAGGTTGCGCTTGCGGATGTCGAAGCCGACTTGCATGCATTCTTCCGCCCGGAATTCTTGAACCGTTTGGACGAAGTGCTTGTATTCCAGAGCCTCTCGAAGAAGCAGATTCGCGAAATCGTGAAACTCAAATTTGCGGATTTGGCGAACCGCGCTGCCCGTCAGGACTTGGTGCTTACGCTTTCGGATGCGGCACTTGATGCGATTGCGGAAGGTGCTTACCAGCCGGAATTCGGTGCACGCCCGATACAACGTTATATAGAACGTAACATTGAACGCCCGTTGAGCCACGCGATACTTTCGGGTACCGTGAGTGCGGCAAAGCCTGCTGTGGTGGACTACAAGGACGGAATGTTTGTAGTGAAATAA
- the hisC gene encoding histidinol-phosphate transaminase produces the protein MEVFVVDPRPELSKLSDYVPGKSIDEIRERYGLKNVVKLASNENPLGASPKAVEAFHEIANSLHLYPRGDAPKLIDDIAKRFGVNKNQVVIGNGSDEIIDMVGKAFIRQGDNCVGITPTFSVYKFTTLSNGADFIGVGEGEEKASLDKLAAAINEKTRVAFICNPNNPTGHYYTEAEIRSFLAKVPSNVLVFLDEAYAEFATAADYPKMAPLLSEYPNLFLNRTFSKIYGLAGLRVGYAIANAEVVRHMWKIKPPFDVNQAAQVAAVAALADTAHVEATRKNNAVGFEYLNRELSALGFKVLPTQANFICVNVGPKARDLVAFLEQNGMIVRGLTSFGMPEHIRITVGKPEENELLVSLVKKWVG, from the coding sequence ATGGAGGTATTTGTGGTCGATCCGCGTCCAGAACTTTCTAAACTTTCCGATTATGTCCCTGGCAAGTCCATCGACGAAATTCGTGAACGTTATGGTCTTAAGAATGTTGTAAAACTCGCGTCTAACGAGAACCCGCTGGGCGCTTCTCCGAAGGCGGTGGAAGCGTTTCATGAAATTGCAAATTCCTTGCACTTGTACCCGCGTGGTGATGCTCCAAAGCTTATTGACGATATTGCCAAAAGATTTGGCGTGAACAAGAATCAGGTTGTTATTGGTAACGGTTCTGATGAAATCATCGACATGGTGGGTAAGGCTTTTATCCGTCAGGGTGATAATTGCGTAGGCATTACGCCGACGTTCTCCGTGTACAAGTTTACGACGCTTTCGAACGGAGCCGATTTTATTGGCGTGGGTGAAGGTGAAGAAAAAGCTAGCCTTGATAAGCTTGCTGCAGCTATCAATGAAAAGACGCGCGTGGCTTTCATTTGCAACCCGAACAACCCGACCGGTCACTATTACACCGAAGCTGAAATCCGCAGCTTCCTTGCGAAAGTGCCGTCGAACGTTCTCGTGTTCTTGGACGAAGCTTATGCTGAATTTGCAACGGCTGCTGATTATCCGAAGATGGCTCCGCTGCTTTCGGAATACCCGAACTTGTTCCTCAACCGCACTTTCAGTAAGATTTACGGTTTGGCTGGGCTCCGTGTGGGTTATGCCATTGCAAATGCTGAAGTTGTCCGTCACATGTGGAAAATCAAGCCGCCGTTTGACGTGAACCAAGCCGCTCAGGTGGCCGCTGTGGCAGCTCTTGCCGATACCGCTCACGTTGAAGCGACACGCAAGAACAACGCGGTTGGCTTTGAGTATTTGAACCGTGAACTTAGTGCGCTTGGTTTCAAGGTGCTTCCGACGCAGGCAAACTTTATTTGTGTAAATGTCGGCCCAAAGGCTCGCGACTTGGTCGCTTTCTTGGAACAGAACGGCATGATTGTTCGCGGTCTTACGAGTTTTGGCATGCCGGAACATATCCGTATCACGGTGGGCAAGCCTGAAGAAAACGAACTCCTTGTTTCGCTTGTCAAGAAGTGGGTTGGCTAG
- the hisN gene encoding histidinol-phosphatase: MENREIAKAGVAPENLELLKIALKTAELAEENILKFYQNDVGVEWKADKTPVTIADKGTEELARKFWAKETPGFGVIGEEFGIESPDAEYQWVIDPIDGTKSFIHGVPLFGTLIGLYHKNVPIASVIRLPAMKSAVWAVNGGGAFLDGREVRASKVSQLSDALVLSGTVNTMEDKGFGEGFTKLRRSARLHRGWGDCYGYYLVVAGRAEIMVDPVVSLWDIAPFPLLMKEAGGKFSTIDGKTELFDANGKPTAPIYEGFTSIATNGLLHNVALDCLKK, encoded by the coding sequence ATGGAAAATCGCGAAATTGCAAAGGCCGGTGTCGCTCCCGAGAATCTGGAACTTTTGAAGATTGCGCTCAAGACGGCGGAACTTGCCGAAGAGAACATCCTTAAGTTTTACCAGAACGATGTGGGCGTCGAATGGAAGGCTGACAAGACTCCCGTGACGATTGCGGACAAGGGAACGGAAGAACTCGCCCGCAAATTCTGGGCGAAGGAAACGCCTGGCTTTGGCGTCATTGGCGAAGAATTCGGCATTGAAAGCCCGGATGCGGAATACCAGTGGGTGATTGACCCGATTGACGGCACTAAATCGTTTATCCACGGTGTGCCTTTGTTCGGAACGCTAATTGGTCTTTACCACAAGAACGTTCCGATTGCAAGCGTGATTCGCTTACCTGCAATGAAAAGCGCTGTGTGGGCGGTGAATGGCGGCGGCGCATTCTTGGATGGCCGTGAAGTTCGCGCTTCGAAGGTATCGCAGTTGAGTGATGCGCTTGTGCTTTCGGGAACGGTCAATACAATGGAAGACAAGGGCTTTGGCGAAGGCTTTACGAAACTCCGCCGCAGTGCTCGCTTGCATCGCGGTTGGGGCGATTGCTACGGCTATTACCTTGTGGTTGCAGGCCGTGCCGAAATTATGGTGGATCCGGTCGTTTCGCTGTGGGACATTGCTCCGTTCCCGCTCTTGATGAAGGAAGCGGGTGGCAAGTTCAGTACCATCGATGGCAAGACGGAACTCTTCGACGCAAACGGTAAGCCAACGGCTCCGATTTACGAAGGCTTCACAAGCATTGCGACGAACGGGCTCTTGCACAATGTTGCACTCGATTGCTTGAAAAAGTAG